The Variovorax sp. J2L1-78 genome segment TGCGTTCGTGGGAGGCAAGTATTCGCGCTGCGATCAGCGCGGTCTAATCAATAATTTCTTGAAATCGATAAATCTGACTTTTGGTATCAACCCAGCGTCGTGGCCGCGTGCTTGGCCAGCAGGCCGATCAGCCGCTGCGCCGCCGGCGACACGTAGCCGCTCTCGCGGTAGGTCACCACCATGCGCCGGCGCATCGTCGTGTTCCGGATCTGCACTTCGCGCAAGGCCGCACCGGAACGCCCTTCCTGCAGATGCAGGCGCGAGATGAAACTGAGCAGGCCGGTTTCGTTGATGAGGCTGGGAAGCATCAGCAGCATCGTGCTTTCCACCTGCACGATCGGGCGCGGCTGGCGGTGCCGGTCGAAGGTCTGGTCGAGCCAGTCGCGCGTGGGCGCCCCGGGCGGTTGCAGCACCCACCGGTAGCCCCGGAGGTCCTTGAGCGTGGGCTTGGGCTTCCCGAAGATCTCGTGCGTGCTGTTGGCCGCGACGACGATCAGGTCCTCCGCGAGGAACTGCGACGTGAAGCCCGGCTCCTTGATCCCTTCGGTTCCCACCATCAGGTCGATGTCGCCGGCGCGCAGGAGCGGCGTCAGGATGTCGCCCAGGCCGACCGTCGTTCGGAGGGTGATGCCTGGCGCCTCCGCCATGAGCTCGCGCGCGGCGGGCGGGAGCAGGAACTGCGCCGCCGTCGGGACGATGCCCACGCTGATCGTGCCCTTGAGGCCGCGGCCGATGTCGCCGATCTCGCGGCGGGCGCTCTCGACGTCGAAACGCGTCCGCTGCGCCCACTTCAGCAAGGCATGGCCGGCCGTGGTCAGCGTGATGCCGCG includes the following:
- a CDS encoding LysR family transcriptional regulator translates to MDLRDLQYFEVIAELEHMGRAAERLHRTQPALTSCVRRLEEACGAALFAKTGRGITLTTAGHALLKWAQRTRFDVESARREIGDIGRGLKGTISVGIVPTAAQFLLPPAARELMAEAPGITLRTTVGLGDILTPLLRAGDIDLMVGTEGIKEPGFTSQFLAEDLIVVAANSTHEIFGKPKPTLKDLRGYRWVLQPPGAPTRDWLDQTFDRHRQPRPIVQVESTMLLMLPSLINETGLLSFISRLHLQEGRSGAALREVQIRNTTMRRRMVVTYRESGYVSPAAQRLIGLLAKHAATTLG